The sequence below is a genomic window from Terriglobia bacterium.
GGAAGGCGCGCGCGTGGATGATGCGGTCGCGGTCGCGCTGGTAGTCGCTGCGGTAGGGATGCGATGCTTCAGGATGCCGCCGCCCGCGGCTGAGTTCGACGCGTGCGGCGTAGGGTGACAGCATGACTACAGTTTCAAGTTTCCCATTTTTACTTGCAAGTATTCATTTAACTGCCGCAACGCGATTCCTTTTGCCGACGCACCCGCCTGGAGAGGAGAGCCTTCGCCTTTTCCAGTTCGGCGCGCCGCTCCGCGCTTAATCCGCGGCCCGCCCGGTTGATGAAGTACGTGAGCATTCTCATTCCCGAGGCCGGCCCCTTGGGCGAAACCTCTTTCGACGCCAGCGACCGTGCGATTGTGGCAGCGCTCCTGGTGAACAGCCCCGGAGGCGGATAAGTTGAAGCTGTCTTTACGTTCGCAACCCATCTCTTGCTCTGCTTTGCATTTGCCATGGGTCTCCTCCATGTCCAGGATGCAGTCTCGGCTGCGCCACGAAATCAGGTCGCTCCGGATGAAACAGAAAAGCCCGGCCATCCTTCGGCCGGGCCAACTGAAACTGAAACTCGAAACTGAAACTAGGGTTTCACCGCTTCCGCTTTGCGCTCGTTCTGCTTGGCGAGTTTCACTTTGGCGGTGTCGAGCTTCTTCTGCACCTTGGCAACCTCGGTGGTGTCCACCTCGGCCGAGACGCTCTTGGCCCATTCCGCCAGGGCGCGCTCCCAGTACGCTGCCGCCAGCTTCAGCCGTTCGGTTTTCTGCAGCAGGTCGCCCATGTGGTCGAGCACCGTGGGATCGTTCTGGGTGCGATCCATGGCCTTGCGCAGGTTCTCTTCCGCGAGCTCGTAATTGCCCAGCTTGAAATAGGCCCAGCCCAGCGAATCCAGGTATGCGCCGTTCTGCGGGTCGAGCTGGATGGCCTTTTTCACGTATCCCAGGGCCTCGTCGAGCCGGACCCCGCGGTCGGCAAGCATGTAGCCAAGGTAATTCAAGGTGACGGCGTTATTGGGATCGGTGGCCAGCACCTTCTTGAACATCTCCTCGGCGCGGTCGTACTTCTTCTGCCGCTCGTAGATGGAGCCGGCGACAAAGCTGACGTAATCCTTCTCTTCCTGCTTGGTGGAGAGCGGTTCAGCCTTGGCCAGCGCCTCTTCCGCTTCCGGCCAGCGCTTCAAGCGACTGTACATCTGCGCCAGCGCGATGTAGACCTCGCGATCCTCGGCCGTTCCCTTCAGCATGCCCTTGGTCACGCTGAGGGCCTGGTCCACCTGCCCGGTATCGGCCAATTGCCCGGCCAGCACCAGCTTCAGGTTGCGGTCTTTCGGTACCTTCTCCACCGCTTCCTGCGCCACCGCCGTAGCTTCCTTCCACTCCTTGGCTTCGCGGTAGGTGTCGATCAGCTGCTGGTATCCGCGGGTGACGTTGTCGTCGCCCAGCGTCAGCATCTTCCGGAACGTGTCAATGGCGAGCTGCGTCTTCCCGGTATCGCGATAGATGCTGCCCAGCCGCTCCAGGAATACAGCGCGGTTGTTGCGCTCGCCGGTCGTGTAATTGCCGTCCGCCTTCTCGCTCTTTTGCAGCAGGCGGTTGAGGACCTGGATGGAATCGTCGAACTTCCCCTGCGCCTGGTAGATGACCGCCATGTTGTACGGAACTTCCAGCGAGTCCTGGACTTCGGCTTCCGCCTTTTTCAGGGTGGCGAGCGCGTCGTCAAACTGGCCGTTGCGGCGCTGGATTTCGGCGATGCGCATCAGGCTCTGCGCATCGTGCGGATCGGATTCGACGATGGTCTTGTACTGCTCCAGCGCAGCTTCGGTCTGATTGTCGTTCATCAGGTTCTGCGCCAGGCCGCGGACCGCGTCCAGATTGTCGTGGTCAATCTCCACCGACTTCCTGTACGCCGCCACCGCGTTCTTGTAGTCCTTCTGCTGCTCGTAGGTGTAGCCGAGCGCGGAGTACAGCTTGCTGCTGCGCTGCGATTCGGGAACACCCTTCAGCACCTCGGCCGCCCGCGCGGAATCTCCTTCCTCGTTGTAGAGGTAGGCGAGCGTGGTGAGCGCCTCTTCCGATCCGGGCTCCAGGCTGACCGCGGTCTTGAATTCGTTCTCCGCCTTCAGCAGCTCATTGTTCAGCCGGTAGAGGCGCCCGAGCAGAACGTGGTTATCCACCACCTTGGGCTCGATGCGGACGATCGCCTCGTACTGCTCAATGGCGCGTTTCAGGATCTCCGTGGATTGCGCACCCGCCTGCGAATCCGGCAGCGAGCGCAGGTAAATGCGCCCCAGCAGCTTGCGCGCCTCCAGGTTGTCGGGATCGCGTTTGACGATCTCCTGGGCTTCCAGGACGGCGTCGCGAATGCGTCCCGTCTTGGCATAGAGCTCGGCCAGCCCGGAATTCAGGTATTCGGAAGCGGGGTCGTTCTCGATCGCCAGCCGGTATTCGTCGATCGCCTTGTTGGCGTACTCCGGACGGCCGTACATCGCCACCAATTCCTCGTACATGTGCGCCATGGCGTAGTGATAGTAGGCGGCGGCGTGGTCGGCTTTCTTGCCCTGCTTGGGCACGGTTTGTGGGGACAATTGCTCGGCAGGCCCTGCGGGTTTCGCAGGAGCGGTTTGCGCGACACCAGCCAGGGAGGCAAGCAGAAGCACGGCAACAGCAGGCTTACCGGTAATCATCAAGGTCCTTAAACGAGACAAATATCCCACCACGGTTGGATGCCGAACTCATCCTGCGGGTGTCACTGTAATTTTACGCGAAATTGGCGGAGTAGTTGCGGTCGGGCTGGAAAAACAGCGGTTACTTAGGTCCGTACGGCTATCTGGGATATGAGAGATGGCGATTCGGTTCGCTTCCCGTGCACACTCGGACCGTGGGACGCTAACTCCTCTAACTCCCAACTACTAACTCCCGGTTTCAGTGCCGGAAGTGCCTCACTCCCGTAGTCACCATGGCCAAGCCGAGCTTGTTGGCCGCGTCAATCACTTCCTGGTCGCGGACTGAGCCACCCGGCTGAATGATGGCGGTGGCGCCGGCTTTTGCGATCTCTTCCACGCCGTCCGGGAAGGGGAAGAACGCGTCCGAGGCGGCAACCGAGCCCTGGGTCCCGAGCACCGACTTCATGGCGCCGATCTTGGCGGAGTCCACGCGGCTCATCTGGCCCGCGCCGACGCCCACGCTGCGGCCGTCCTTGGCGTACAAGATCGCGTTCGACTTGACGTGCTTGCATACTTTCCAGGCGAAGAGCAGGTCTTTCATCTCCTGCTCGGTGGGCTGACGCTGGCTCACCACCTTGACGGTCGCGGGATCGAGTTGGTGCAGGTCGCTGTCCTGCACGAGCACGCCGCCGGAAACGGCCTTGATAACGTACTTCATGGGGCCGGGTGTCACCTCCAGAACGCGCAGGTCCTTGCGCTTGCCGAAGCGGGTGCGCGCGGCTGCGTCGAAGGAAGGCGCGATGATGCACTCGATGAAGAGCGCGACTCCGTTGTGGCGCAGGCCGGCGATGGCTTCCGCAATCGCGCCGTCCACCGGGCGGTTGAGCGCGATGACACCGCCGAAAGCGGATACGGGATCGCACTCGAAGGCGCGATGGAAGGCCTCGATCGGGTCCTTGCCGGCGGCGCTGCCGCAGGGGTTGGTGTGCTTGATGATGGCGCAGAAGGGCTCGTCGAATTCGGCGGCCAGGTCCCAGGCGGCCTGCAGGTCGACAATGTTGTTGTAGGAAAGTTCTTTGCCCTGGAGCTGCTTGCCGTTGGCCACGCCCACGTCGCTGCCGTCGGAATACATGGCGGCTTTCTGGTGCGGGTTCTCGCCGTAGCGCAGGTCCATGACCTTGTTGTAGCGCAGGCGCAGGATCGGCGGGAAGCCGCCCTGGGTCTGCAGTTCAAAGTCGCCGTTGGCGTGCACGCGCTCCAGCGTCGAGGCAATGGCGGAGTCGTAGGAGGCGGTGAGCGCGAACGCCTTCTGCGCCAGCTTCCACTTAGTGCTGCCGCAGAGTTCGCCGCCGGACGATCGCATTTCCTCCACGATGGCCTGGTAGTCGGCGGGCGAAGTCACCACCGCGACATCATGAAAATTCTTGGCGGCGGAGCGAATCATCGACGGCCCGCCGATATCAATGTTCTCGATCATCTCGTCCAGGCGCACGCCGGGCTTGGCCGCGGTCTTCTCGAAGGCATAGAGATTCACCACCACCATATCGATGGGCTGGATGCCGTGCTCGGCGACGGTGGAGCGGTGCTCCGGATTGGAGCGCATGTGCAGGATGCCGCCGTGCACGCGCGGGTGCAGGGTTTTGACGCGGCCGTCCAGCATCTCGGGAAAGCCCGTGAGTTCGGAGATGTCCTTGACCTTGATGCCGCCGTCGCGCAGCAGGCGCGCAGTGCCGCCGGTCGAGATCAGTTCGACACCGAGGTCCGCCAGTTGCCTGGCGAATTCCACCAGTCCGGTCTTGTCGGTGACGCTGAGGATGGCGCGCTGGATCTTTGCCATGAATTCCTTCCAATGAGCCCAGGATTTTGCGGGAACCGAAATTAAATCTTAGCAGTGACCGTAGTAGCTGTGACGGGCGTCACGTTGTGGAGGTACATGTTTTCACGTGAGCGCGAGCGGCGTGGGACCACCGAGACACAGAGGTCATCGAGACCCACCGAGAAAACCGGAAAACGAAAAACTCGGTGTGCTCGGTGTCTCGGTGGTGAATGAGAAGCGTGAGAGCAAGACGCGCTCGAGGGCGAGCGCGCTCCACCTGATGTCAGGTCTGAGCGACACAATCGAAGTCGTGACCTGATGCATCGATGACCACGCTACACGCGCAAATACCCGTTCGTCTCCGCCGGATCGCTGACCCCCTGCGGCAGCGTGCCCCCGTTGTAGCGCGCCAGCCGGTTCTCCCATTTCAAGAAGTCGGTGATGGTCTGCGGCTCGATACGGATTTCCACCCGCCGCAAACTTGCCAGCAGCAGGTTCATTTCGTTGAGCAGACCCTCGGGCGTGCGCAGCGACTTGCGCTTAT
It includes:
- a CDS encoding DUF3175 domain-containing protein, producing MANAKQSKRWVANVKTASTYPPPGLFTRSAATIARSLASKEVSPKGPASGMRMLTYFINRAGRGLSAERRAELEKAKALLSRRVRRQKESRCGS
- a CDS encoding tetratricopeptide repeat protein, whose product is MITGKPAVAVLLLASLAGVAQTAPAKPAGPAEQLSPQTVPKQGKKADHAAAYYHYAMAHMYEELVAMYGRPEYANKAIDEYRLAIENDPASEYLNSGLAELYAKTGRIRDAVLEAQEIVKRDPDNLEARKLLGRIYLRSLPDSQAGAQSTEILKRAIEQYEAIVRIEPKVVDNHVLLGRLYRLNNELLKAENEFKTAVSLEPGSEEALTTLAYLYNEEGDSARAAEVLKGVPESQRSSKLYSALGYTYEQQKDYKNAVAAYRKSVEIDHDNLDAVRGLAQNLMNDNQTEAALEQYKTIVESDPHDAQSLMRIAEIQRRNGQFDDALATLKKAEAEVQDSLEVPYNMAVIYQAQGKFDDSIQVLNRLLQKSEKADGNYTTGERNNRAVFLERLGSIYRDTGKTQLAIDTFRKMLTLGDDNVTRGYQQLIDTYREAKEWKEATAVAQEAVEKVPKDRNLKLVLAGQLADTGQVDQALSVTKGMLKGTAEDREVYIALAQMYSRLKRWPEAEEALAKAEPLSTKQEEKDYVSFVAGSIYERQKKYDRAEEMFKKVLATDPNNAVTLNYLGYMLADRGVRLDEALGYVKKAIQLDPQNGAYLDSLGWAYFKLGNYELAEENLRKAMDRTQNDPTVLDHMGDLLQKTERLKLAAAYWERALAEWAKSVSAEVDTTEVAKVQKKLDTAKVKLAKQNERKAEAVKP
- the purH gene encoding bifunctional phosphoribosylaminoimidazolecarboxamide formyltransferase/IMP cyclohydrolase encodes the protein MAKIQRAILSVTDKTGLVEFARQLADLGVELISTGGTARLLRDGGIKVKDISELTGFPEMLDGRVKTLHPRVHGGILHMRSNPEHRSTVAEHGIQPIDMVVVNLYAFEKTAAKPGVRLDEMIENIDIGGPSMIRSAAKNFHDVAVVTSPADYQAIVEEMRSSGGELCGSTKWKLAQKAFALTASYDSAIASTLERVHANGDFELQTQGGFPPILRLRYNKVMDLRYGENPHQKAAMYSDGSDVGVANGKQLQGKELSYNNIVDLQAAWDLAAEFDEPFCAIIKHTNPCGSAAGKDPIEAFHRAFECDPVSAFGGVIALNRPVDGAIAEAIAGLRHNGVALFIECIIAPSFDAAARTRFGKRKDLRVLEVTPGPMKYVIKAVSGGVLVQDSDLHQLDPATVKVVSQRQPTEQEMKDLLFAWKVCKHVKSNAILYAKDGRSVGVGAGQMSRVDSAKIGAMKSVLGTQGSVAASDAFFPFPDGVEEIAKAGATAIIQPGGSVRDQEVIDAANKLGLAMVTTGVRHFRH